CGGGTTAGTGTGGCGTCCAAGTTCCTCCCGCGTGAAAACGTTTAATCAGTTAGCAGACGTGGTGTCGGAACTACTATAAGCGGGATCACCATAGCCTCAATCTCTCAGGCGCATCGCTTGGCGATATTTTTAAACAGGCTTCAATCCGCGGTTTAGCTATTAGTATTAGCCGATGATTCGACATATCTTAATTAAAGTGCACTGTAACTAGTGCACTTTTTAGTTTTTTATCCTGTTGGTGTAGTTTAACTTGTAAAATTTTACAGAGATTTTTCTTTGAAGATTTCAGTAAATAGTGAAATTTCACATTGTTAATTTTACATCTTTCAAATTCATCCGTGTTTGAAGTTGATGTCTGTTTAGGATGCAAGGTATTGTTAAATAAAAGGTAATTTGCCTATTTGTTTATTTAAACGTTCGTTTGAATTAATTTTACCTTCCAAATTTCACTGAAATTAAATTACGTAACTACTTACATTAATTGTCGCTTAAACCTCTCTTTTACCCCTACCGAATAAAACTTCAAACTTCGCTCTGGCTCTTTTTCTATCAATCGTGCTGATGTAAGTTAAATAAAGGCTCGATAAGACTTATGTCTAGATTGAAATCAAAACGGAATAGATTAAATTTAGAGCCAAAGAGCACCAACCAAACCGTCTGGTTATGTCGGAATTATTAATAAAATTGTCGTCTGTTAATTACAAATGTAAGTGCGGCAACGGATTTAAAGGAAGAGATCATGCTTGCTCAAACGCCGGAAAAAACAACACCTAACAAGGAAGCCCAAGAAACCCTTCGCCGACTGAGTATTACTGGCGAGGTGTCACAAGAGCATCAAGTGATTTTTCCTAAGGAGGCTCAGACCTTCCTCGCTTTGCTTTGTGAACGCTTTGCTCCGCGTATTGACGGTTTGCTCTCGGCCCGAGAGCAAAAGCAGGCTGCGATAGACGCTGGGGAACTGCCTGACTTCTTGCCAGAAACACAAGATATTCGCGAAGGGAGTTGGAAAATCCTTGGTATTCCAAGTGACTTACAAGATCGTCGTGTAGAAATTACTGGCCCAACGGATCGCAAAATGGTTATCAACGCTTTAAACGCTAATGTGAAGGTGTTTATGGCGGACTTTGAAGACTCGATGTCACCTGCGTGGGATAAAGTGTTGGATGGTCAGGTGAATTTGCGAGATGCGGTGCGCGGCACCATTAGTTATACCAATCCAGGTAACGGCAAACATTATGAGTTAAGCCAAGATCCTGCGGTATTGATTTGCCGAGTTCGTGGCCTGCATCTTAAAGAAAAGCATGTGACTTTTGATCAGCAGGTGATTCCCGGCGCTCTTTTTGACTTCGCTCTTTACTTCTACAACAACTATCAAGCGCTGTTAAAGAAAGGCAGTGGACCTTACTTCTATGTGCCAAAACTACAGTCCCATCATGAGGCGAAGTGGTGGAGTGATGTGTTCCATTTTACAGAGGACTATTTTGCGCTCAACACCGGTACCATCAAAGCAACAGTACTGATTGAAACCTTGCCAGCTGTATTCGAGATGGATGAAATTTTGTTCTCGCTAAAAGAGCATATTGTCGGTCTAAACTGCGGGCGTTGGGATTATATCTTTAGTTACATCAAAACATTGAAAAAACACCCAGATCGCGTGCTGCCAGATCGTCAAGTGGTGACAATGGATAAGCCTTTTCTCAATGCCTATTCGCGACTGTTGGTACGCACATGTCATAAGCGTGGTGCATTTGCGATGGGGGGAATGGCAGCGTTTATCCCAGCTAAAGACCCGGTGCAGAATCAACAAGTTCTCGACAAGATTCATAACGATAAATCCTTAGAAGCCAACAACGGTCATGATGGCACATGGGTTGCCCACCCAGGTCTTGCTGATACGGCAATGGAAGTATTTAGCAAGGTGCTAGGTGAGCGTCCTAATCAATTAGATGTTAGCCGCGAAGAAGATGCGCCAATTACCGCTGAGCAACTATTGGAAGCGTGTTCCGGTGAACGAACTGAGCAGGGGATGCGCCACAATATTCGCGTGGCATTGCAATACATCGAGGCGTGGATTTCTGGCAATGGTTGTGTGCCAATCTATGGCCTAATGGAAGATGCGGCAACGGCAGAAATATCACGCGCATCAATCTGGCAATGGATTCAACATGGAAAAGATCTAGATAACGGGCAGGTGGTGACTAAGGCGCTATTTGAACAGTATCTAACCGAAGAGATTGAAGTGGTCAAACAGGAAGTCGGCGAGGCTCGCTATCAAGCAGGGCGCTTTGAAGAAGCTGCCAAGTTGATGGCAGAACTGACCACTAGTGATGAATTAACCAACTTTTTAACTATTCCGGGGTATGACTACCTCGATTAGTTAACAACATATCTAACCAATAACGTGAAGGAATTCTGGTGGCGAAGGATGTACCGCCAGTACAAATAACAAAGCGCAGTGCGCAAATGATGAGGGATAGACCAATGACATTAACTCGACGCCAACAAATTGAAGCTCTAGAGAAAGACTGGGAAACCAATCCACGCTGGAAAAACGTTAAACGTCCATACAGTGCGGAAGAAGTGGTAGAGCTACGCGGCTCTATGGTTCCAGCGAACACCATCGCTCAACGTGGTGCCGATAAACTATGGTCACTGGTTAATGGCAGTGCGAAAAAGGGCTACGTCAACTGTCTTGGCGCACTGACCGGTGGTCAAGCCGTTCAGCAAGCGAAAGCAGGAATTGAAGCGATTTATCTATCAGGTTGGCAGGTTGCCGCGGACAATAATACCGCATCAACCATGTACCCAGACCAATCGTTATACCCAGTGGATTCAGTTCCATCCGTGGTAAAACGCATCAATAACTCATTTCGTCGTGCGGACCAAATCCAATGGGCAGGTGGCAAATCTCCAGAAGAAGGCGGCATCGATTACTTCTTACCTATCGTTGCCGATGCAGAAGCCGGGTTTGGTGGTGTACTCAACGCTTACGAATTGATGAAGTCGATGATTGATGCGGGTGCTGCAGGTGTGCACTTTGAAGACCAGCTGGCGTCAGTGAAAAAATGTGGTCATATGGGCGGTAAAGTGTTGGTACCGACTCAAGAAGCGGTACAAAAACTGGTTGCAGCGCGCTTGGCAGCAGACGTTGCCGGTACGACGACTCTTGTTATCGCTCGTACCGATGCGAACGCAGCAGACCTGTTGACTTCAGACTGTGACCCATACGATAAAGACTTTATCGAAGGTGAGCGCACTCAAGAAGGCTTCTACCGAGTGCGTGCAGGTATCGACCAAGCGATTTCTCGTGGCTTAGCTTATGCACCATACGCTGATTTGATTTGGTGTGAGACGGCGACGCCATGTTTGGAAGAAGCGCGTAAGTTTGCTGAAGCGATTCATGCAGAATACCCAGATCAATTATTGGCTTACAACTGCTCACCGTCTTTCAACTGGGAGAAAAACCTAGATGCAGAGACTATTGCTAAGTTCCAGCAAGAGCTAGCGAATATGGGTTACAAGTACCAGTTCATTACGCTCGCAGGTATCCACAACATGTGGTTTAACATGTTTGAGTTGGCTCATGCTTACGCTCAAGGTGAAGGTATGCGTCACTACGTTGAGAAGGTTCAACGTCCAGAGTTCGAAGCGGCTGAGAAAGGTTATACTTTCGTTGCTCACCAACAAGAGGTGGGAACTGGCTACTTTGATAAGATGACGAACACCATCCAAGGTGGTAACTCATCGGTAACGGCTCTAACTGGTTCTACTGAAGAAGATCAGTTTTAGTCAACGTGATTGTTGAAAGTTGGGTGATTGCTCGAGTCGGACGATTGCAATCACCTGACACCAAGAATTTATTTCCCTAGACTTGGTGGCTTTCAATAATTATTTCATTTCTGTTCCTACTTACACCCCTAGGAATACACCCAACTCAGTTGGGTAGAAACAATTTTTAGGCATAAATTTTGATGTTCTTTGAGCGGCTCGGGCCGCTCTTTTTTTATCAATCTTCAACCTCTTCAGGCTCAACTTCTTCTTGCAACTCAAGCAAATTAATCGCAATGGCAACAAAGTCACTGTTGGTCATAATGCCAACTAAACGGCCTTTATCAACGATAGGTAAGCAGCCCACTTTGTGTTTTTGCATATAGATAGCTGTCTCTTTAAGGCCTGCTTTGGGACTAACGCTCATGACATTGGTGCGCATCACTTCGTACAGGGGAGTACTTAACGTAAAAGATGGCTCATCCGTCTCTTTTTGTAGGTTGGAATCCTGCGCGGCCAGCACATCACGCTGAGTAATGATACCCAGTAAATGGCGATTGCTATCCACGATAGGGATATGACGAATACCTAATGCGTCCATGGTGTGTTTAGCGTCAGAAAGGAGATGAGAGCGTAACAAGGTGTGCGGGTTACGTGTCATCATATCTTCGACTCTTATCATGGTAACCTCCTCAGTTATATGCGCAGATTGTTACCGCGTGAATGCCGGTAATGGGGTCTATTAATACTATAGGATTAAACTCAGGAAGGTTTTGGGAGCTAAGCAATATTCTTAGCAAAATGTGCTTATTATTAGTAAGGAAATATATCCTGAATTGGCTTACTAACCTAACCAAAACAGAGAGATAGGCACCCATAGAGGGTGCCTGAACGGGACGGGTTAAAGCTTAAAGAAATTGAGTAAATGTTTCTGTTCTGCCGCAAGGCTTGAGAGTTCCTCACTGGCCTTTTGACTTTCCTGCACACCTGATACGTTCTGGTTGACGATTTCAAATGTCAGGCTGACATTTTGCGAGATATCATGAGTCACACTCGATTGCTCTTCTGATGCCGTAGCTACTTGGGTGTTCATATCTGAGATTTGTGTTACCGATTTAGCAATCGCAGTAAAAGAGTCTCCCAGTTGTTGGCTTATTGCACGTGAGTCCTCTGCCAGTGTCACATTGGCGGACATAAACTTATTGGCTTCCTCAGCTTGTGACTGCAGACGAGAGATGATCTCTTGGATATCAACCGTCGATTGCTGAGTTTTTGCCGCCAATGAGCGCACTTCATCTGCTACAACTGCAAAACCACGCCCTTGCTCACCGGCGCGAGCCGCTTCGATCGCGGCATTTAGCGCCAGTAGGTTAGTCTGTTCAGAGATGGTGTTGATCACTTCCACCACAGTACCGATCTCAATCGAGTACTCGCGTAGCTGGTTGACAATGTTCGTGGTCTCTTCGATCGAGTGTTCCACTTTACGCGACACTTCATCAGAGGAGCGCAGCGCGTTTTGACCAGCATGAACATTGTCTGTCGCACCAGATGCGGCTTGTTCTGCTGATGAA
This is a stretch of genomic DNA from Vibrio panuliri. It encodes these proteins:
- the aceB gene encoding malate synthase A, with protein sequence MLAQTPEKTTPNKEAQETLRRLSITGEVSQEHQVIFPKEAQTFLALLCERFAPRIDGLLSAREQKQAAIDAGELPDFLPETQDIREGSWKILGIPSDLQDRRVEITGPTDRKMVINALNANVKVFMADFEDSMSPAWDKVLDGQVNLRDAVRGTISYTNPGNGKHYELSQDPAVLICRVRGLHLKEKHVTFDQQVIPGALFDFALYFYNNYQALLKKGSGPYFYVPKLQSHHEAKWWSDVFHFTEDYFALNTGTIKATVLIETLPAVFEMDEILFSLKEHIVGLNCGRWDYIFSYIKTLKKHPDRVLPDRQVVTMDKPFLNAYSRLLVRTCHKRGAFAMGGMAAFIPAKDPVQNQQVLDKIHNDKSLEANNGHDGTWVAHPGLADTAMEVFSKVLGERPNQLDVSREEDAPITAEQLLEACSGERTEQGMRHNIRVALQYIEAWISGNGCVPIYGLMEDAATAEISRASIWQWIQHGKDLDNGQVVTKALFEQYLTEEIEVVKQEVGEARYQAGRFEEAAKLMAELTTSDELTNFLTIPGYDYLD
- the aceA gene encoding isocitrate lyase; this encodes MTLTRRQQIEALEKDWETNPRWKNVKRPYSAEEVVELRGSMVPANTIAQRGADKLWSLVNGSAKKGYVNCLGALTGGQAVQQAKAGIEAIYLSGWQVAADNNTASTMYPDQSLYPVDSVPSVVKRINNSFRRADQIQWAGGKSPEEGGIDYFLPIVADAEAGFGGVLNAYELMKSMIDAGAAGVHFEDQLASVKKCGHMGGKVLVPTQEAVQKLVAARLAADVAGTTTLVIARTDANAADLLTSDCDPYDKDFIEGERTQEGFYRVRAGIDQAISRGLAYAPYADLIWCETATPCLEEARKFAEAIHAEYPDQLLAYNCSPSFNWEKNLDAETIAKFQQELANMGYKYQFITLAGIHNMWFNMFELAHAYAQGEGMRHYVEKVQRPEFEAAEKGYTFVAHQQEVGTGYFDKMTNTIQGGNSSVTALTGSTEEDQF
- a CDS encoding CBS domain-containing protein, whose amino-acid sequence is MIRVEDMMTRNPHTLLRSHLLSDAKHTMDALGIRHIPIVDSNRHLLGIITQRDVLAAQDSNLQKETDEPSFTLSTPLYEVMRTNVMSVSPKAGLKETAIYMQKHKVGCLPIVDKGRLVGIMTNSDFVAIAINLLELQEEVEPEEVED